A window of Archangium lipolyticum contains these coding sequences:
- a CDS encoding cupin domain-containing protein gives MSQLITKKFSQPDERRPFIAHGHVDVIHLDGRTMGLIVCEPGWTWSKDVQPIAGTKSCQVAHSCYYVSGSMEVIMDDGTRKTLHAGDVAYIPPGHDARVVGDEPCVLVDFEGMSNYAQREASTEREESTGLTTPLI, from the coding sequence ATGAGCCAGTTGATCACCAAGAAGTTCTCCCAACCCGATGAGCGGCGGCCCTTCATCGCGCATGGCCATGTGGACGTCATCCATCTCGACGGCCGCACCATGGGATTGATCGTCTGCGAGCCCGGATGGACCTGGTCGAAGGACGTCCAGCCCATCGCTGGGACGAAGAGCTGCCAGGTTGCCCACTCCTGCTACTACGTCTCCGGGAGCATGGAGGTCATCATGGACGACGGCACCCGGAAGACGCTTCACGCGGGGGACGTGGCCTACATTCCGCCCGGGCACGATGCGAGGGTGGTGGGCGATGAGCCCTGCGTACTGGTGGACTTCGAGGGCATGTCCAACTACGCGCAGCGCGAAGCCTCCACGGAACGGGAGGAGTCCACGGGACTGACGACCCCACTCATTTGA
- a CDS encoding sensor histidine kinase, with amino-acid sequence MRALGFLLLLLLAAPSLAEPERTKAKTVLLFMPEDVSVPAIADFARSFRQTLQSEWREPVTVNIEYLDMAWFGSAGYERALRDFYVAKYRERRPEALVVFADATPFLLKLQQELWPQVPLLSIVNDDFLARALPQSPYLRGNWADLDIPGTVRMALRLLPDTRHVVLVLGSSQREVDAWSFVEQEVRSAAPGREFIGLTGLTLEELRQRVRTLPEDSVVFMIGFMRDARGQSLIGRDVLRLLHADGSPPIFSVHKTMLGQGLVGGILLDYELLGQQVARRTMRLLGGEQAASLPPGPIEANVLAFDARELKRWRIPESSLPPGSVVHFREHGLWERYRWQVTLALAAGLLQAVLIAVLLLERRGRMSAQRVNLAVLDSLPGSVAILDRHGVVLRANPASARLEGLGGLPTEKLFVPGGPYLETFREAARTGHPEAARVATLLQEVLSGHAHEDVVEFHGFAADSWFELRARRLELPEGGAVVSLVDVTPRRRAELEARRARDERAHMERVAAVGELGVSIAHELNQPLAAILTNAEAAQRLLERNPTDLSLVREMLQDIISDDKRAGEVIRHMRALLRKGEFPATAHDFNELVRQVTRLVSNDAQLRGASLTLHLAGSPLPVKGDGVQLQQVVLNLIVNALDAVSPCPPGERQVQVCTRQVEDRVELIVEDTGVGLSEEVLAHIFEPFFTTKPKGLGMGLSISRSILEEHQGRLQGERRPGRGARFRCTLPLA; translated from the coding sequence ATGCGCGCCCTGGGCTTCCTGCTCCTGCTGTTGCTGGCTGCTCCTTCACTCGCGGAACCCGAGCGGACGAAGGCGAAGACGGTGCTGCTCTTCATGCCGGAGGACGTCTCGGTGCCGGCCATCGCGGACTTCGCCCGGAGCTTCCGGCAGACGCTACAGAGCGAGTGGCGGGAGCCCGTCACCGTCAACATCGAGTACCTCGACATGGCCTGGTTCGGCAGCGCCGGGTACGAGCGGGCGCTGCGTGACTTCTATGTGGCCAAGTACCGGGAGCGGCGCCCCGAGGCCCTCGTCGTCTTCGCGGATGCCACCCCCTTCCTGCTCAAGCTCCAGCAGGAGCTGTGGCCACAGGTGCCGCTCCTCTCCATCGTCAACGACGACTTCCTGGCGCGGGCCCTTCCCCAGAGCCCCTACCTGCGAGGCAACTGGGCGGACCTCGACATACCGGGCACGGTGCGGATGGCCCTGCGGCTCCTCCCGGACACACGCCATGTCGTCCTCGTCCTCGGCTCCAGCCAACGCGAGGTGGACGCCTGGAGCTTCGTGGAGCAAGAGGTCCGCTCCGCCGCGCCGGGCCGCGAGTTCATCGGCCTCACCGGGCTGACGCTGGAGGAGCTGCGACAGCGTGTGCGCACCCTGCCCGAGGACAGCGTGGTCTTCATGATCGGCTTCATGCGCGACGCGCGGGGTCAGAGCCTCATCGGGCGCGACGTGCTGCGGCTGCTGCATGCCGACGGAAGTCCCCCCATCTTCAGTGTCCACAAGACGATGCTGGGCCAGGGACTCGTCGGGGGCATCCTGCTGGACTACGAGCTGCTCGGCCAACAGGTGGCGCGGCGCACCATGCGGCTGCTGGGGGGTGAGCAGGCCGCGAGCCTGCCGCCCGGTCCCATCGAGGCCAACGTGCTCGCCTTCGACGCCAGGGAGCTGAAGCGCTGGCGCATCCCCGAGAGCAGCCTGCCCCCCGGCAGCGTGGTGCATTTCCGCGAGCATGGCCTCTGGGAGCGCTACCGCTGGCAGGTGACGCTGGCACTGGCGGCCGGCCTGCTCCAGGCCGTGCTCATCGCCGTGCTGCTGCTGGAGCGCCGCGGGCGCATGAGCGCCCAGCGGGTGAACCTGGCGGTGCTGGATTCGCTCCCGGGCTCCGTGGCCATCCTCGACAGGCACGGGGTGGTGCTGCGGGCCAACCCGGCCTCGGCCCGGCTCGAGGGCCTGGGAGGGCTGCCCACCGAGAAGCTCTTCGTACCGGGAGGCCCGTACCTGGAGACCTTCCGCGAGGCGGCGCGCACGGGCCACCCCGAGGCGGCCAGGGTGGCCACGCTGCTCCAGGAGGTGCTCTCGGGCCACGCTCACGAGGACGTGGTGGAGTTCCACGGCTTCGCGGCGGACTCGTGGTTCGAGCTGCGCGCCCGGCGATTGGAGCTGCCCGAGGGCGGGGCCGTCGTGTCCCTGGTGGACGTCACCCCCCGCCGGCGCGCCGAGCTGGAGGCACGCCGGGCCCGGGACGAGCGGGCCCACATGGAGCGCGTGGCCGCCGTGGGAGAGCTGGGTGTCTCCATCGCCCACGAGCTGAACCAACCCCTGGCGGCCATCCTCACCAACGCCGAGGCCGCTCAACGCCTGTTGGAGCGAAATCCCACGGACCTCTCCCTGGTGCGCGAGATGCTCCAGGACATCATCTCCGACGACAAGCGGGCCGGCGAGGTCATCCGCCACATGCGGGCACTGTTGAGGAAGGGCGAGTTCCCGGCCACCGCCCATGACTTCAACGAGCTGGTGCGGCAGGTGACGCGCCTGGTGAGCAATGACGCGCAGCTTCGCGGGGCCTCCCTCACACTGCACCTGGCCGGCTCACCCCTCCCCGTCAAGGGAGACGGCGTGCAGCTCCAACAGGTAGTGCTCAACCTGATCGTCAATGCCCTGGACGCGGTGAGCCCGTGCCCGCCCGGAGAACGGCAGGTCCAGGTGTGCACCCGTCAGGTGGAGGACCGTGTGGAGCTGATCGTGGAGGACACGGGCGTGGGCTTGAGTGAGGAAGTGCTCGCTCACATCTTCGAGCCCTTCTTCACCACCAAGCCCAAGGGCCTGGGCATGGGCCTGTCCATCAGCCGCTCCATCCTCGAGGAACACCAGGGACGCCTCCAGGGCGAGCGCCGGCCGGGCCGCGGCGCACGCTTCCGCTGCACCCTCCCGCTCGCCTGA
- a CDS encoding amidase family protein, whose translation MKELASLARLDGMAQAELCARGEISADELFDACLARIDALNPLLRAVTTAARERPRQTNAGPFSGVPFLVKDATPWPGLRWTMGSRLFAANIARQQTPYGKQLQESGLVCAGKSATSEFGLLFSTETLLEGVTHNPWNLACSATGSSGGSAAAVAAGLVPLAHANDGGGSIRVPASACGLFGFKPSRGRTVPASFGRSDFGDMTSEHCISRSVRDSALFLSITEDRSSGTPVGFVREPIARKLRIATWTRTMMGEEPEPAVRRAYDEAVALLTGLGHSVEPIAPPGFDRAALSDAFFIVSGAAIAGIVEMIDQTRGVPVQSDELEPFTWALVETFLARGPDALPQSRAVFARAVHAYHETTRGYDVVLTPTIATEPWRIGHLSPILGREELIRRTGRSVGYTSLHNIAGCPGMSVPLHFPENGLPIGTHFAAAPGADALLLGLAYQLEQARPWKDRWAPYSIPALYE comes from the coding sequence ATGAAGGAGTTGGCGTCTCTCGCCCGCCTCGACGGCATGGCCCAGGCGGAGCTGTGTGCGCGGGGAGAGATCTCCGCGGACGAGCTGTTCGACGCGTGCCTGGCGCGCATCGACGCGTTGAACCCGCTGTTGCGTGCGGTCACCACGGCCGCTCGCGAGCGCCCCCGTCAGACGAACGCGGGTCCGTTCTCCGGGGTGCCGTTCCTGGTGAAGGACGCCACGCCGTGGCCGGGGCTGCGTTGGACCATGGGCTCGCGGCTGTTCGCGGCCAACATCGCCCGGCAGCAGACGCCCTACGGCAAGCAGCTCCAGGAGTCGGGGCTCGTGTGCGCCGGCAAGAGCGCGACGTCGGAGTTCGGTCTGCTCTTCAGCACCGAGACGTTGCTCGAGGGCGTGACGCACAACCCGTGGAACCTCGCCTGCTCGGCCACGGGCTCGTCCGGCGGCAGCGCGGCCGCGGTCGCCGCGGGGCTCGTCCCGCTCGCGCACGCCAACGATGGCGGCGGCTCCATCCGCGTCCCCGCGTCCGCGTGCGGGCTCTTCGGCTTCAAGCCGAGCCGTGGCCGCACGGTGCCGGCCAGCTTCGGCCGCTCGGACTTCGGCGACATGACGAGCGAGCACTGCATCAGCCGCTCGGTGCGTGACAGCGCGTTGTTCCTGTCCATCACCGAGGATCGCTCGAGTGGTACGCCCGTCGGCTTCGTGCGCGAGCCGATCGCCCGCAAGCTGCGCATCGCCACCTGGACGCGGACGATGATGGGCGAGGAGCCGGAGCCCGCGGTACGCCGCGCCTACGATGAGGCGGTGGCGCTACTCACCGGGCTCGGTCACAGCGTCGAGCCAATCGCGCCGCCCGGGTTCGACCGTGCCGCGCTGAGTGACGCGTTCTTCATCGTCTCGGGTGCGGCCATCGCGGGCATCGTCGAGATGATCGACCAGACGCGTGGTGTGCCCGTGCAGAGCGACGAGCTCGAGCCGTTCACCTGGGCGCTGGTCGAGACCTTCCTCGCGCGCGGTCCCGACGCGCTGCCGCAATCGCGCGCCGTCTTCGCGCGGGCGGTGCACGCCTACCACGAGACGACCCGAGGGTATGACGTGGTGCTCACGCCGACGATCGCCACCGAGCCCTGGCGCATCGGGCACCTCTCGCCCATCCTCGGGCGTGAAGAGCTGATCCGCCGCACGGGGCGCTCCGTCGGTTACACATCGCTCCACAACATCGCGGGCTGCCCCGGGATGTCCGTGCCCCTCCACTTCCCGGAGAACGGTCTGCCCATCGGCACCCACTTCGCCGCGGCCCCCGGCGCCGACGCGCTGCTCCTCGGCCTCGCGTACCAGCTCGAACAGGCGCGCCCGTGGAAGGACCGTTGGGCGCCCTACTCGATTCCCGCGCTCTACGAATGA
- a CDS encoding mersacidin/lichenicidin family type 2 lantibiotic has protein sequence MNRRELIIRAWKDPRYRASLSTEERAALPESPAGQSMAELEESQLDQAVGGGLPGGGIITSPIRCRTVAIAKCGPTLTWVGPCPPPPVLE, from the coding sequence ATGAATCGTAGAGAGCTGATCATCCGGGCGTGGAAGGACCCGCGGTACCGGGCGAGTCTGTCCACGGAGGAGCGCGCGGCGCTGCCGGAGAGCCCCGCGGGCCAGTCGATGGCGGAGCTCGAGGAGTCGCAGCTGGACCAGGCCGTGGGTGGCGGGTTGCCGGGCGGCGGCATCATCACCTCGCCCATCCGCTGCCGCACCGTGGCCATCGCCAAATGCGGGCCCACCCTCACCTGGGTCGGCCCGTGTCCCCCTCCTCCCGTGCTGGAGTGA